One genomic window of Amphiura filiformis chromosome 3, Afil_fr2py, whole genome shotgun sequence includes the following:
- the LOC140148726 gene encoding ubiquitin-conjugating enzyme E2 N, whose product MSNLPRRILKETQRLMQEPVQGIKAMPDSDNARYFHVQVAGPKDSPFEGGTFKLELFLPEEYPMAAPKVRFMTKIYHPNIDKLGRICLDILKDKWSPALQIRTVLLSIQALLSAPNPDDPLANDVAEQWKKNEMLAIETAKKWTQLYAKM is encoded by the exons atgagTAACCTACCAAGGAGAATTCTCAAG GAGACACAGCGTCTCATGCAAGAGCCAGTACAAGGCATTAAAGCTATGCCAGATAGCGATAATGCAAGATATTTCCATGTTCAAGTAGCTGGTCCAAAAGAT TCACCATTTGAAGGGGGTACATTTAAATTGGAACTTTTCTTACCTGAAGAATACCCAATGGCAGCACCAAAAGTTCGGTTTATGACAAAAATCTATCATCCAAACATAGATAAACTTGGCCGAATATGCTTGGATATCCTTAAAG ATAAATGGAGTCCAGCTCTTCAGATCAGGACAGTATTGCTCTCAATCCAAGCATTACTTAGTGCTCCTAACCCCGATGATCCTTTAGCAAATGATGTAGCTGAACAGTGGAAGAAAAATGAAATGTTGGCTATTGAAACAG CAAAAAAATGGACCCAACTATATGCCAAGATGTGA